One Phycisphaerae bacterium RAS2 DNA window includes the following coding sequences:
- a CDS encoding O-Antigen ligase, with amino-acid sequence MASLTAQRTPLLLSLGILLLIAAGIAFSATLATDSVSVLIFWSALGGLTALLFYAVKGDLLVAVLIWFITLIALHEEFWRVSVPLFFALTIPRIGLVVLALLLLAMIALGRVPVRHAWPVSGYMLALATYFFASALVSGFETRSVVTVHYRLIGGYIFPFVVFGLVLHAFRNEKDFRRLAIFFVILSVYLTLTGWCERFKLNALIFPRFIADPSIGIHFGRVRGPFVLSPAMGLALCYCFFNNLVLARNNRSVGRWWLLLLNAAMLPPIFWTYTRSVWLSFVLCLMIWAMYSQRRATRVIIVSLLIALVLIVGVVNMGNFMSDDRSKGGLTDTEPILLRIGLAQMTWEIVKEHPIFGVGFGHFRDHAPNFARDPSSPFYAFGTTALEHNNMLSIVAETGIVGITLYLLTVIALVRFSIQLYRKLPRTSPRLIGPDLLVLYWILAMAYFIDGTFRETSDNPFANSLFFGLSAVPVALNELLSPSPLRRSSDPSARAKAGSRPRVPPRPNGLIAGAAPAARGGRR; translated from the coding sequence TTGGCATCACTCACTGCGCAACGTACGCCCCTTCTCCTCTCGCTGGGTATCCTGCTGCTCATTGCCGCGGGAATCGCTTTCTCCGCCACGCTCGCGACGGACTCGGTCAGCGTATTGATCTTCTGGTCGGCGCTGGGCGGATTGACCGCGTTGCTCTTCTACGCCGTCAAGGGCGATCTGCTCGTGGCGGTGCTGATCTGGTTCATCACGCTGATCGCGCTGCACGAGGAGTTCTGGCGCGTTTCGGTGCCGCTCTTCTTCGCGCTCACCATCCCGCGCATCGGGCTGGTTGTCCTCGCCTTGTTGCTCCTGGCGATGATCGCCCTTGGGCGCGTGCCGGTGCGTCATGCCTGGCCGGTCAGCGGGTACATGCTGGCGCTGGCGACGTACTTCTTCGCGTCCGCGCTGGTCTCCGGCTTTGAGACGCGCTCGGTTGTGACGGTCCACTATCGCCTCATCGGCGGTTACATCTTCCCGTTCGTCGTGTTTGGGTTGGTGTTGCACGCGTTTCGCAATGAGAAGGATTTTCGCCGCCTTGCCATCTTCTTCGTGATCCTTTCCGTGTACCTGACTCTCACGGGTTGGTGCGAGCGATTCAAGCTCAACGCCCTGATCTTCCCACGGTTCATTGCCGACCCGAGCATTGGTATTCACTTCGGCCGTGTCCGCGGGCCGTTCGTGCTGTCGCCCGCGATGGGGCTGGCGTTGTGCTACTGCTTCTTCAACAACCTTGTGTTGGCGCGCAACAATCGCAGCGTCGGGCGGTGGTGGCTGCTGCTTCTGAACGCGGCGATGCTGCCGCCGATCTTCTGGACCTACACGCGTTCGGTGTGGTTGAGCTTCGTGCTCTGTCTGATGATCTGGGCGATGTATTCCCAGCGCCGGGCCACGCGTGTCATTATCGTGTCGCTCCTGATTGCGCTGGTGCTCATCGTCGGCGTCGTAAACATGGGCAACTTCATGTCCGACGACCGCAGCAAGGGCGGTCTGACCGACACCGAGCCGATTCTTCTGCGCATCGGCCTGGCGCAAATGACGTGGGAGATCGTCAAGGAGCACCCGATCTTCGGCGTCGGGTTCGGGCATTTCCGCGATCACGCGCCGAACTTCGCGCGCGATCCGTCCAGCCCGTTTTACGCATTCGGAACCACCGCCCTCGAACACAACAACATGCTCTCGATTGTCGCGGAAACCGGCATCGTCGGCATCACGCTGTATCTGCTCACGGTGATTGCCCTCGTGCGGTTCAGCATCCAGCTCTATCGCAAGCTGCCCCGGACCAGTCCGCGCCTGATCGGGCCGGACCTGCTTGTCTTGTACTGGATTCTCGCGATGGCGTACTTCATCGACGGCACGTTCCGCGAAACCAGCGACAACCCCTTCGCCAACAGTCTTTTCTTCGGCTTGAGCGCCGTACCCGTCGCGCTGAATGAATTGCTCTCGCCGTCGCCTCTGCGGCGATCCAGCGATCCGTCTGCCCGCGCGAAAGCAGGCAGCAGGCCTCGCGTTCCGCCGCGGCCCAACGGATTGATCGCAGGCGCCGCGCCCGCCGCGCGAGGAGGCCGGCGGTGA
- the ywqD_2 gene encoding Tyrosine-protein kinase YwqD: MAQLPDQPDPKKRREGEREPPPQPEQIWPPPASSKKPPEPPRESDEDVVELDWTDEVEKIDEAIEDIRRINGGPAPEADLDDLAFSPPQAEFLDEKTATSPAMESPAPSRPAMSGPSVPAKCKLRDKSEAELGQLWGNIFFAVDETPPKSVIVMGARPGEGATQIAVGLALTGAEADKELRVCLVDFNVRHPQVASLMGVRESPGLTDVLNGRATLDAAIQAVDVRNGHKLYVIAGGPVSEHPLGLLKSRQTQSLIAQLRQRFDHVILDVANAKTYPDPQVLGLLVDGAVLVVKAGDTPRETAAEAKKRLDLAGVRCLGLVLNQRTDPIPGLVYQFT, encoded by the coding sequence GTGGCCCAGTTGCCCGACCAACCCGATCCGAAGAAGCGGCGCGAAGGGGAGCGCGAGCCGCCCCCCCAGCCGGAGCAGATCTGGCCGCCGCCGGCTTCCTCGAAGAAGCCGCCGGAGCCTCCGCGCGAATCGGACGAGGACGTGGTCGAGCTGGACTGGACCGACGAAGTCGAGAAGATCGACGAGGCGATTGAAGACATTCGTAGAATAAATGGCGGGCCGGCGCCCGAGGCCGATTTGGACGACCTGGCGTTTTCGCCGCCGCAGGCCGAGTTTCTCGATGAAAAGACGGCCACCTCACCGGCGATGGAATCGCCCGCGCCGTCACGCCCGGCGATGAGCGGTCCTTCGGTGCCCGCCAAATGCAAGCTGCGCGACAAGTCCGAGGCCGAGCTGGGCCAGCTTTGGGGCAACATCTTCTTCGCCGTTGACGAGACGCCGCCCAAGTCGGTGATCGTCATGGGCGCGCGGCCCGGCGAGGGTGCGACACAGATCGCCGTGGGCCTGGCCCTGACCGGCGCCGAGGCCGACAAGGAATTACGCGTTTGTCTGGTTGATTTCAACGTGCGCCATCCGCAGGTCGCGTCGCTCATGGGCGTGCGCGAGTCGCCCGGATTGACGGACGTCCTGAACGGCCGCGCGACGCTGGACGCCGCGATTCAGGCGGTCGACGTGCGCAACGGGCACAAGCTTTATGTCATTGCCGGCGGGCCGGTTTCGGAGCATCCGCTCGGCCTGCTCAAGAGCCGCCAGACCCAGAGCCTGATCGCGCAACTGCGGCAGCGGTTTGATCACGTCATCCTCGACGTCGCCAACGCCAAGACGTATCCCGACCCGCAAGTGCTGGGTCTGCTGGTCGATGGCGCAGTGCTTGTAGTCAAAGCCGGCGACACGCCGCGTGAAACGGCCGCCGAAGCCAAGAAGCGGCTCGACCTCGCCGGGGTGCGCTGTCTGGGCCTCGTGCTGAATCAGCGGACCGATCCGATACCGGGGCTGGTGTATCAGTTCACCTAG